cactgaactattgtttcttttctttctttctttcttttctttcttttttttttttttttactggtgtatagttgttttacaatgttgtattagtttctactggacagcaaagtggagttccctgtgctatacagcaggttctcattaattatctgttttatacatattagtgtgtatacgtcaatcccaatctcccaattcatcccacctctcttttcccccttggtgtccatacgtttgttctctacgtctgtgtctctatttctgccttgcaaaccagtccatctgtaccatttttctagattccacaaatatgcgttaatatacgatattttgaactattgtttcttgacttttTGTTCCCTTAAactcattaattactgagacctgttcaagggcaagccttgtggccaggcttagatcacaaaatggcataggcctaaaatggcttctcttatatcaagaaagccatgcctggttctttttctctggggacccctaccctatctgcttacaaGGTTAGCTGACATTTGAGTACAGACCCAAAGAAAGTAAGAGAAGAAGCCAAGGCGTGTGGGTCTGGGAGAAGTGTGCCATGCACGGCgaacagcaagagcaaaggccctgaggtgtgaCAATGCTTAGCATATTTGAGGAGCAGTAAGAGAGTGGGGAAAGAGTGGAAAAAATAAGAAGGAGGGGTATGCAAATCATGCCGTAATGCAAAGTCTTTTAGTTAAGAACTTGACCTTTACTCAGAGGGAAATAATAAGCCATTGAAAGGTTttgaacagagaaataaaatgatcttTTCAGCTACTCTGTAGAGAATAAATTGAAAGGGGACACAGATGGAAGCAGGGAGTCCAGTTAGGAGGCCAATTCATAAATGCAGGTGAGACATGCTGGTGGCCTGGACTAGGGTGGTAGGGGTAGAGGGAGAAGGGAATCATGGAAAGTAATAACTTGTTCCCCTTTGCAGAAAGATAGTGTTAATAGATGGGCTGGTCCGTGTGGAGACTGACATGGGAGCCTCCAAACAGGCTATTGTCAGGGTTTTGCCAAAGAAGAGGATACGGATGCTCCTCCCTAGAGTGTGGCCACTGGTGTAAGGTAGTTCATCTACCCCATCTAACCTGAATGATAAAATGGCTCTCAAACCCTTTTCCTATTTTGCCTTGATTCTCTGTTTGCCAAGCATCCAAGATCTCTTAATTGATGCCTTGGACATAAGTGATCTGATCGCAAGAAAAGAATGACCCCCCCACTAGGAATGAATACTTGGTATCAATCTCTTATGATTGTGGTGAGAATCATTTATCTTTTCTGGGGAACTGAGGGCCAGGAACAAGGTGACCCCAAAACTGTgtaactcagattgggacttgaacccacggtcttttaactgagatcacacctggtctcaggacttaatgaagctcaggttcttgatgtctcatcacagaaagaattcagtgagagacaaagtgataggtaagaagtggatttatttagggAGAAACACGCTCCACAgacagtgtgggccatctcagaaggtgagagtggccccagggtatggggttgtcagttgtTATAGGGTGGGTGATTTCGTAGGCTAacgagtgggaggagtattccagctattttggggaaggggtggggatttccaggaattgggccactgcccactttttttttttaatttaatttttttatacagcaggttcttattagtcatcattttatacacatcagtgtatacatgtcaatcccaatctcccaattcatcacaccaccaccacccacccacaccagtttccccccttggtgtccatacgtttgttctctacatctgtgtctctatttctgccctgcaaaccggttcatctgtacaatttttctaggttccacatctatgcgttaacatacaatatttgtttttctctttctgacttacttcactctgtatgacagtctctagatccatccacgtctcaacaaatgacccaatttcgttcctttttatgctgagtaatattccattgtatatacgtaccacatcttctttatccattcgtctgtcgatgggcatttaggttgcttccatgacctggctattgtaaatagtgctgcaatgaacattggggtgcatgtgtttttgaattatggttttctctgtgaattccagtagtggaattgctgggtcatgtggtaattctatttttagttttttaaggaacctccatactgttctccatagtggctgtatcaatttacattctcaccaacaatgcaagagggttcccttttctccacaccctctccagcttttgttgtttgtagattttctgatgatgcccattctaactggtgtgaggcgatacctcattgtagtttctttttttaattaattaattaattaattaatttttatttttggctgcgttgggtcttcgttgctgcatgcaggctttctctggttgtggtgagcagggcctactttgttgaggtgtgcgggcttcttattgcggtggcttctcttgttgtggagcactttttgacctttatggttggccttggaacGGTCACGGTGCCTCTGGCTGTGTCATTTAGCACGctgtattacaatgagtgtatactgaggctcaaggtctagtggaagtcgactcgtccgccatcttggacctatctgtttctaatcagtttatgtcgtgtccttgggctatgtcattcttttaaaggttgtgccctgcccccttccctacTGTTTCAACCCCATCAGTTTCTTTTGCATCTAGCTCATTCTATCCCCTGTCTCCCACACAGACTACCAAATCTATGTTACTCCCCTGTTTAAAAACCTTCACTGGGCCATTCCCAACAGTATGGCATGAACTTTAAGGCCCTTCATTACCTGACATCACTCTACTCTTCTAGACCTTCTTCTGACACTTTCCTTTGATATACCCCAGAGTGGTAACCAAGACAAGAAGACTGGAACTATGCACGAAGACACTGAAATTTAGCACAAAAAATTGAGACACTGACTTTAAAAGATTGCATGGCACTCCTTCAGCAGCACAGTTCAAAACCTTCCCACCTACACCGTCAGATAATGCACATTGTTGATAACTCCCGTCTGTTCTGTTCCCATCAGAAATTAAAGCTGATCTGAGGATGAGGTTAGTGTGTCCTTCCCTGAAGCCAAAGTCCTTCATTTGTCGCTCTGGAAATAGGCAGTTCTCAGTCACCCTGAAACTCTCCTTGCCCTCCAAGTAAGCCATCCTCTTTCTCACATGGCTCTGTGGTAAGCCCACCAGCAGGAATACTTTCCATTTCAGTGTCTGCCTGTGTAACCCCTTATGGGACAACTCAGTGTCACCTCCTCTGCCAAGGCTTTCCTGGCCCCGCCCTGTATTCACCAGCCTGTTTTTGCACTACACAGTGAAGTCTCATCTTTATTCAGGAGTTGCATTCTAACTCCCATGCACTGGACAAAAATTATGACCAGAATTACCTGCAGAAATCCCTTAGGAAGATGTCACTTGTCATGCCAAAACCTTGGTTCTCTGTACACCGATGccaaacagaaatacagagacagagttatggaggagaaagaaagagtggctttatttctttgccaggcagagagggaacaCCGCAGGCTagtgcctcaagaactgtgcccccctCGTCCGGGGTAGTGGTCAGAGGTATGTGATAAGGATCTAGGCAGCGACAGTCTtacattcttctttcttcagcAAAATTGCAAAAGGGTGGGGCTGCTGAcaggattagggtgtgtgcagggtctctggtggtctcctaatcttgatgagcttctctggtccctttaatcctgcctcaggtggtttcctggctgctcctccctAGATGAGCAACTGTTCAGATCTGCCCTTTGgcactcagggaaggtcatggaggctggagtcctgcctacaagaaatgggggacaaaaaCCCCTCCATGCCCGGGaaccccacagggccctgcttggCATCACTTGGGAGACTGCTGTGTTGTGTCCTGTGGAACAAGGCAGCCAGTTTTCCTCCAGCATGGCAATAAACCACTGTTTATAAAGTATTTCATTTAGGTGTCAGATGGTTACAAAGTGTTTCAATGACTGTAATCACATTTACTGTGGCAAAATGCGCACACTATAAGGCTTGTGGAATCTGAGACCCACTGAGACAACCATCTACCACCATCTCCCCAGTACACCATCTTTCTCAGCAGGGGACACACTCATTGAGTGGAATGGCAGGTAGgtgcctccttcccttcttccctccctgctaAGCTAGGATTCACATGAGGAGAATTCACCTAAGCTAAGATATGACCCTTGTtctgtattatctttttttttttttttggccgcacggcttgcgggatcttaattccctgaccagggattgaacccacgacctcggcagtgaaagcgcggggtcctaaccactggaccgccaaggaattccctgtattatttttataattccttGTTCTGAAATGACCTGTCCAACCAACCAAACTGAGTGCTCCAGAAGCACTCAGAACAGATTCCCAAGGATGATCACAATGCTTTCTTAGCACAGAATAAGAATTAGTAAAAGTTGGATAAAATCAAACAATCTCCTTTATGTCCAGCCCCACCCTTGCCCACCTCTGAATAATTAATGCAGGGAGACTCCAGGCCACATATTTATCTTTAGGCCAAAAACCAGCACAAGAGCCAGCCTCCCTCTCTATAGGACAGTCCACAGCATCACCCTTAACAGCACtttcttgctgtttttattaTATCGAATCCAACCTCTTCAGCATGGAGCTCAAGGCCACCTCCCTGACCACTCTCCCTTCTGTTCCCACTCCCATGATTCCTTTTCTATATGGCTGCTtagggtctccagcctgccaagCGGGCACCACAATCTCAGACATTTTTAACCACCACAATCCCCCACGtaaccccaccacacacacaagtGGAAGCTGGGCCCTGCTGAATAGAGAGCCAGTCCTGGCTGGGTAATTTCAATATAGTTATCCGTCTTTATTGATACACCACTGCACACATGAGGGAAACAGTGCTTTTCTAGAAAAGATTGGAGTCCATCACATTTCAGATGCGGATGTAAACCCTGATGTAAGCAAGGGACTCTGGCAGTCAGAGCAGCTGCAGCTGCGCTCAGAGGAGCAATCCCTCTTTGTGGCAGGTTTTTGGGAAATGATCATCCTTTCCAggtccttcattttgttttccactGTCTGAagtttttccagaattttctctTGCAGACCCAAAGATAGGAAGATATTATTGTCTTGAAATGGGAGACCATTCCCTTCTGGGTTGACCAGCAAAGCCTGAAAAAAATCTGAGCCTTTCTTGTAAAGTGTGTAGAGTGTGATTGCAAACaacaatattttctaaaataaaacaacagaagttgaACGTTACTTGTTTATAAATGTGAAATGCCACAGTTTACTGTAGATGCAAAAACAAAAGATGACTCTAAAAGTAATTATAATCCCTCATTCCTATGCCAAGGCTTCTGTCTAACAAAACATCTTCACACCTATTTTGTCTTTTGATCTTTATCACAAAATGGAGTGGTAGGCAGGTCAGggattattataattaatataattaaaaaaataatagtagatACTGTTTGCTGAAAGTCTGCCTCATGCAAGGCTCTGTGCTAGGAGTTTCCTTCCCTATGCAGGACCTATTTAtgtagaaaaaaacagagctggataACCATTTAGATGCCTTCCAGTTCGGACTCTGTCATTGTCCAAGGTCATATATTTGGaaatggtagagccaggactggaatCCAGGAATTCTGATTTCCATATATTCCATATAATTCTGATTTCCATATATTCCTGAATTTTCAGTTCAGACCAGTGTTTCAGTGGTCTGAAAGACTGGATTTCCTggtcatagaaaaaaattttttttaatgtgctaggACAGAGTCCtggtaggaaaagagaaaaaatcaacTTTTTTCCTTATAATAACTAGCACTGCTTACTGAGTACTACTGTGTGCTAAGCTTTATACATACAAGATCTTCTTTAATCCTCACCAAAACCCTGAGGGAGGCACTGTTAGCAAACcgatttcacagataaggaaactggggttTACAGGCTAAGTGACTGCTCTCACATCACACAGCAAGTGATAGAATGAAGAAGCCCccgcagtctgactccagagcttatTAACCACTCTGTTATACTACCTCTTTTTGGCTGAGGTGTCTGGAGGGCTGCGAATTCATCTTTCTGATTGAATTAAACAATAACCAAACAAGAGCAGAACCCAGAAGTACAGATAAGAGTTTGGTGTTTTGCCTTCTATTCTTCTATATTCTAATTGAAATACATGTACATGAATATGTAGACACACAAATCCCTGTTGGGGATTTAGGTCAGTTGGACTATATTAAATGAGATTTTTGGAGAAGAATTTAATTTAGAATCCTAAAaattgggttcaaatctcagcttttaCAATCTATGTCACCTTGGGTCAGTGATAACCAAGTTCGCTCAcctacaaaatggagataataatcccTGCCCTGCCTACCATGCAAGGTTTTGAGAGATTAAGAGAATGCATGTGACTGATTTCTCAACAGTAGTGACATGAAAATAAGTGAGCGCTACAAAATAATCCAGTAATAACTTATCTCAGCATTTACCAAGTAAACCAGTCACCCTTTAACAAAGCCCTCTTTAAGTCCCGTCTCCTTAAATTTAGGCTGAACCTCAGTGCACCTCAGTTTCCTAGTTCGTCATATGAAAATAACCTCTATTTCATGGAACTGTTGGGATTCTCAAAGCATTTTAACTATATTGTCAATATAGCTATAATTGGTAATTAAACAGAGGTATGCTTGTAAAATCCTAAATGTTTTTCATAATCCCAGCCAATTGTACTCCTACTCCCCAAAAGAGCCCCTGTATATTCATTGTGATGACTAAATAAATATACACGCTTCCTCATCAGTTACAGAGCAAAGGCACAGTAAGAACAGAAAGGCGAAACCCAAGATCCCAGTTATACTTGCAGTGCTATTCTATAAGAGGTACTCCAtatggtgtctggcacacagttaGACACTCAAAGATGAATACAAATATATGATCAAATAAATTTGGAGGTCAGGCTGCCTTCTCAGATTATGAACTTCTTTAATGTGTTTTATCATAAGACAAGCCAAAGATCATTGTGAGAAAGACCATTTTTATGCCAAAAACATAACTGATGGAAGTTTTTAAGGATAACGTAGTTTCAACCAACTTCAGAGACAAAGGTTCACTCTGGTTTATATGCATGGTCTTAAAACTGGGTGGCAGCAATATGGGAGGGAACTGACCAAATTTCAATGtaaaactatttaaatttctctgtaaCGAAAGAGTATAACCTGAATTGACTGAACACTTCGTTTCCATAAGGCATATACTCCTATTCCcaacaaaatcaaaaaggaaatctccAGGATAACTTCTACAGCCGGAGCAAGATTATCTAGTAGCCCCAAACTTGTTTGCTGAGACACACTAGTCTCTCCCAGAAAAGTTGCTTGTAGATAATTCCATATCGAGCTCAGAGAGATGATGTCCCAGATAGAAGACAAAGGTGACATTTTAACATAACAGCAGCTCCAGGAACTGCATGTGCACAGGCTTTAGGAACCTAGATACGAGTTAGGAAGAGTTGTCTGGGAGTCCAGTTCTGAAGCCATTGTGAGCTGTGCTTTGTGATATCACTGTTCTGAAGCTCAGCTTGTTTCCCACTCACCCACTGAACCTTCTCACTCAAAACCAAGCAGACAGTGGTCTGAATTTTCAGTTCAGTCATAGCACTCTCTCTAATCTTCGGCAAGTCCTAGCTCTAACacagcactgtccaacagaactttctgcaatgatggaaatgttctatatttgctCTGTCCAACATGGAAGCCACTAGTCACTTGAAAAGTGGACAGTGtggctgaggaactgaattttacattttattaaatgtaaatttaagtagccacatgtggctagtggctaccctCTTAAACAGTGTATAGAACATTTCCAATAATCCGTGGGACGGAGAgcaattattttcacatttcaactgagaaaactgaggttaagtggagaggagaggagac
The sequence above is drawn from the Tursiops truncatus isolate mTurTru1 chromosome 1, mTurTru1.mat.Y, whole genome shotgun sequence genome and encodes:
- the TMCO2 gene encoding transmembrane and coiled-coil domain-containing protein 2 → MSPLSSIWDIISLSSIWNYLQATFLGETSVSQQTSLGLLDNLAPAVEVILEISFLILLGIGVYALWKRSVQSIQKILLFAITLYTLYKKGSDFFQALLVNPEGNGLPFQDNNIFLSLGLQEKILEKLQTVENKMKDLERMIISQKPATKRDCSSERSCSCSDCQSPLLTSGFTSASEM